In Pigmentibacter ruber, a genomic segment contains:
- a CDS encoding AIR synthase related protein has product MSVNYFSQLENKELQSLFSWLGKNEKSKKQINEINHSDCEVVKLREKFYLYSTVDSVAEEISNKLYKEPETIGWIAAQASLSDLAACGCIPIGILFSTIWEVGTPLSFQIKLADSFKSALNSQKCFLLGGDNGSSTSTVITSVGLGYSTKVSKMRDGIQDDDFLCITGKSGRGPALCIDFLLNQKSQCNRLFSENLFRPIARITEGVQLQKFAHAVIDTSDGILSAVKQLCEINNIGVKLFWNEDCIDESAIEFCNKLNLPKFLLWIAEHGDFELISAIPAKKILQAKKKIPNLHVIGQFKKNQIEHEFFFNSNCKQKNLKIDLNKTQFLAEEKNSSLEKIVEKMNSVISYLKINQFP; this is encoded by the coding sequence ATGTCCGTAAATTATTTTTCACAACTTGAGAATAAAGAATTACAATCTTTATTCTCATGGCTAGGAAAAAATGAAAAAAGTAAAAAGCAAATAAATGAGATCAATCACTCTGACTGTGAAGTTGTTAAGTTAAGAGAAAAATTTTACTTATATTCCACTGTCGATAGTGTTGCAGAAGAAATTTCAAATAAACTTTATAAAGAACCAGAAACAATAGGCTGGATTGCTGCACAAGCTTCTCTCTCAGATTTAGCCGCATGTGGATGTATTCCAATAGGAATTTTGTTTTCTACTATCTGGGAAGTTGGAACTCCGTTGTCATTTCAGATAAAACTCGCTGATTCATTTAAATCAGCATTAAATTCACAAAAATGTTTTTTACTTGGTGGTGATAATGGAAGTTCAACAAGCACAGTTATTACAAGTGTTGGGCTAGGATATTCTACAAAAGTTTCAAAAATGCGAGATGGTATTCAAGATGATGATTTTCTATGCATAACTGGAAAGTCAGGCAGAGGTCCTGCTTTATGTATTGATTTTCTTTTGAATCAAAAAAGTCAATGTAACAGATTATTTTCCGAAAATTTATTTCGACCTATAGCAAGAATAACAGAGGGAGTTCAACTTCAAAAATTTGCGCATGCAGTAATTGATACAAGTGATGGAATTCTTTCAGCAGTAAAACAGCTTTGTGAAATAAATAATATTGGTGTTAAACTTTTTTGGAATGAAGATTGCATTGATGAATCTGCTATTGAATTTTGTAATAAGCTAAATTTACCTAAATTTCTTTTATGGATTGCAGAACATGGTGATTTTGAGTTAATTTCAGCAATTCCAGCAAAAAAAATTCTGCAAGCAAAGAAAAAAATCCCAAATTTACATGTAATAGGACAATTTAAGAAGAATCAAATTGAACATGAATTTTTTTTCAACTCTAATTGCAAACAAAAAAATTTAAAAATTGATCTTAATAAAACGCAATTTTTAGCTGAAGAAAAAAATAGTTCATTAGAAAAAATAGTAGAAAAAATGAATTCAGTTATTTCATATTTAAAAATTAACCAATTTCCTTAA
- a CDS encoding diacylglycerol/lipid kinase family protein, producing MQNIIVNENFHETIVLFNSKAKGGKGLKIWDYILKSNILQEKYKIIIKTQIDICKIESQALKNMLINFIKDGFYKFIAVGGDGTVHSVVNILFEFRAMKPLIGAIGVGSSNDFHKPNKDKIGSIPVRLNFDNAFYHDVGLVEFKDKKNFLLKEYFIVNASIGFTANANYFFNKNSRINNFIKKNNTNLAIFCAILKNLFSYKPIQTILTYNGIKYISNEIINLGILKIPHFSGSFVYPKQIKVNNGIFKIFYFNCKSKNIYKNKLHILQIMKDFLQNNILNNPSLKEVNTDKIEIKTKNETLLEIDGEVKKFTHSNFNIIKESLLLCP from the coding sequence ATGCAAAATATTATAGTCAATGAAAATTTTCATGAAACAATTGTTTTATTTAATTCCAAAGCAAAAGGTGGTAAAGGACTTAAAATATGGGATTACATTCTTAAATCAAACATTTTACAAGAAAAATATAAAATCATAATAAAGACCCAAATAGATATATGTAAGATAGAAAGTCAAGCATTAAAAAATATGCTAATAAATTTCATTAAAGATGGATTCTATAAATTTATTGCGGTAGGAGGTGATGGGACCGTCCATTCTGTAGTGAATATTTTATTTGAATTTAGAGCAATGAAACCCTTAATAGGTGCAATAGGTGTTGGTTCTTCAAATGATTTTCATAAGCCAAATAAAGACAAAATAGGATCAATACCAGTAAGATTAAACTTCGATAATGCTTTTTATCATGATGTAGGACTTGTCGAATTCAAGGATAAAAAAAATTTCTTATTAAAAGAATATTTCATAGTAAATGCTAGTATCGGTTTCACAGCAAATGCAAATTACTTTTTTAATAAAAATAGTAGAATTAATAATTTTATAAAGAAAAATAACACTAATTTAGCAATTTTTTGTGCAATTTTAAAAAATTTATTTTCTTATAAACCCATACAAACAATCTTAACTTATAATGGTATAAAATATATTAGTAATGAAATAATTAATTTAGGAATACTTAAAATTCCACATTTTTCAGGAAGTTTTGTTTATCCAAAACAAATTAAAGTCAATAATGGTATCTTTAAAATATTTTACTTTAATTGCAAAAGTAAAAATATCTATAAAAATAAGCTTCATATTTTGCAAATAATGAAGGACTTTTTACAAAATAATATTTTAAATAATCCTTCACTAAAAGAAGTAAATACAGATAAAATTGAAATAAAAACAAAAAATGAAACTCTACTTGAAATTGATGGTGAAGTAAAAAAATTTACTCATTCAAATTTCAATATTATCAAAGAAAGTTTACTATTATGTCCGTAA
- a CDS encoding nucleoside/nucleotide kinase family protein, with protein sequence MFIVVTGPDGSGKTTVCKKLQFFLAKKLNERSITIASVWDQYEDLFISQNHAQEYLKNLKGFSRSIFIFHAVQRALEIANEKKNRIIIMDSYWYKYVVSEIGLGSKKESLYHLAKLFPVPDLTIYLDISPDIAMKRKKEISNYEKGRSIGNNSEEQFLTFQKKLQPIWKEVAVKFGPWSSIQANQDSDLIIDHMFSIYLKKVA encoded by the coding sequence ATGTTTATAGTAGTAACAGGGCCTGATGGCTCAGGCAAAACAACAGTATGTAAAAAGCTGCAATTTTTTTTAGCTAAAAAATTGAATGAACGTTCAATTACTATTGCTTCGGTCTGGGATCAGTATGAAGATTTATTTATTTCGCAAAATCATGCTCAAGAATATTTAAAAAATTTAAAAGGCTTTTCTCGTTCAATATTTATATTTCATGCCGTCCAAAGGGCTTTAGAAATTGCAAATGAAAAGAAAAATAGAATAATTATCATGGATTCTTACTGGTATAAGTATGTTGTTAGCGAAATAGGATTAGGTTCGAAAAAAGAATCACTTTACCATTTAGCTAAATTATTTCCTGTTCCTGATTTAACAATTTATCTTGATATTTCCCCTGATATAGCAATGAAAAGAAAAAAAGAAATTTCAAATTATGAAAAGGGAAGATCTATTGGAAATAATAGTGAAGAACAATTCCTTACTTTTCAAAAAAAATTGCAGCCGATTTGGAAGGAAGTTGCAGTAAAATTTGGTCCTTGGTCATCAATTCAAGCCAATCAAGATTCTGACTTAATAATTGATCACATGTTTTCTATTTATCTAAAAAAGGTTGCATAA
- a CDS encoding HAD family hydrolase: MNSIRNLLIDLDGTLISFNELQAKIYFIVKAMTWNEFRVSPLKLLYSLSLFKSNIINNSDKNLIYNKAIKTFSQTMNISINDSEKILINFIEYIFPLLRKYFSIIPVANSFINWAKNRYKLYLATNPFWPPEFVNLRLQWAGIDVNTFKFISHSKNMYYSKHSKLYFQDFLSQNNLKSEECLMIGNKLALDGNARKIGMNVFILNLQNKKNNSHKEKNLENYNFGTVNFGNYYDLVNYLERNS; the protein is encoded by the coding sequence ATGAATAGTATTAGAAATTTACTTATAGACCTAGATGGAACTTTAATTAGCTTTAACGAACTACAAGCTAAAATTTACTTTATAGTAAAGGCAATGACATGGAATGAGTTTAGAGTTTCGCCTTTAAAACTTCTATATTCGTTAAGTTTATTTAAAAGCAATATTATAAATAATAGTGACAAAAATTTAATATATAATAAAGCTATAAAAACATTTTCTCAAACAATGAATATTTCAATAAATGACAGTGAAAAAATACTAATCAATTTTATTGAATATATTTTCCCTTTATTAAGAAAATATTTTTCTATAATTCCTGTAGCAAATTCTTTTATAAATTGGGCAAAAAATAGATATAAACTATATTTAGCAACTAATCCATTTTGGCCACCAGAATTTGTAAATTTAAGATTACAATGGGCAGGTATTGACGTAAATACTTTTAAATTTATTTCCCATTCAAAAAATATGTATTATTCCAAACACTCTAAATTATATTTTCAAGATTTTCTTTCACAAAATAACTTAAAATCAGAAGAATGCTTAATGATAGGAAATAAATTAGCTCTCGATGGAAATGCTAGAAAAATAGGTATGAATGTATTTATTTTAAATCTACAAAACAAAAAAAATAATTCTCATAAAGAAAAAAATTTAGAAAATTATAACTTTGGAACTGTCAATTTTGGGAATTATTATGACTTAGTTAACTATTTAGAAAGGAATTCTTAA
- a CDS encoding nucleotidyltransferase family protein, translating into MKENNDYSKISFVLEKLSYAEFDFNDFNRIEDSMQKIKNMKLFIEIIERNSIQVLVYDRIKNYFPKIFNSIIKICNWNYQFAKYESRFLIQNTFIFNIAKESSKLGIKIVFLKGFCFSQCLYREKFYKKMNDIDLLIEERDIHEFENILKNNKFSCLFNNLFSKKSNTSKTHHLPPYISEDKSCVITVHWQLSRNFQKNNVINFIWDDIVPIPNFQNCYRMSWECNVLHLCIHLSLYKAGFKELADIFNIIKFCSPLDTKKFKKLIIEISAYEKIYRAFVLTSKFFPELNQIQFFLEITNFCYNFIPKKLILQLEKRTRSLKFLLISRTTYITKLEKSFLLFKLSKSYNNKFKIWLKMWKILFMIPDSEQKCISGYIGNNIFVKYYYKFVTPIKIIRALCSEHGIKNIFFFTISNAFIIVSGLLKLSFFSFEKEQYDINLINLYKEME; encoded by the coding sequence ATGAAAGAAAATAATGACTATTCAAAAATTAGCTTTGTTTTAGAAAAATTAAGTTATGCTGAATTTGATTTTAATGATTTTAATAGAATTGAAGATTCAATGCAAAAAATAAAAAATATGAAATTATTTATTGAAATTATTGAAAGAAATTCGATACAAGTTTTAGTCTATGATAGAATCAAAAATTATTTTCCAAAAATATTTAATAGTATAATAAAAATTTGTAATTGGAACTATCAGTTTGCAAAATATGAAAGTCGATTTTTAATACAGAATACTTTCATTTTTAATATTGCAAAAGAATCGAGTAAACTAGGCATAAAAATAGTATTTCTCAAGGGTTTTTGTTTTAGTCAATGTCTATATCGAGAAAAATTTTATAAAAAAATGAATGATATTGATCTCCTTATTGAAGAAAGAGACATTCATGAGTTTGAAAATATTTTAAAAAACAACAAATTTTCTTGTTTATTTAACAATTTATTCTCAAAAAAATCAAATACTTCTAAAACCCATCATCTACCTCCATATATATCAGAAGATAAATCTTGTGTAATTACTGTGCATTGGCAATTGTCACGAAATTTTCAAAAAAATAATGTAATAAATTTTATTTGGGATGATATAGTACCAATACCGAATTTTCAAAATTGTTATAGAATGTCTTGGGAATGTAATGTACTTCACTTATGTATACACTTGTCTTTATATAAAGCTGGTTTCAAAGAATTGGCAGATATCTTTAATATTATTAAATTTTGTAGTCCGCTAGATACTAAAAAATTTAAAAAATTAATAATTGAAATTTCTGCTTATGAAAAAATTTATAGAGCATTTGTATTAACAAGTAAATTTTTTCCTGAGCTTAATCAAATTCAATTTTTTTTAGAAATAACTAATTTTTGTTATAACTTCATACCAAAAAAATTAATTTTGCAATTAGAAAAAAGGACTAGATCTTTAAAATTTTTATTAATTAGCAGAACTACTTATATTACAAAATTAGAAAAAAGTTTTTTACTTTTCAAACTTTCAAAAAGTTATAATAATAAATTTAAAATTTGGTTAAAAATGTGGAAAATTTTATTTATGATTCCAGATTCAGAACAAAAATGTATTTCAGGTTACATAGGTAATAATATTTTTGTAAAATATTACTATAAATTTGTGACGCCGATTAAAATCATAAGAGCGCTCTGTTCTGAGCATGGAATTAAAAATATTTTTTTCTTTACAATATCCAATGCTTTCATAATTGTAAGCGGTCTTTTAAAACTCTCATTTTTTTCATTTGAAAAAGAACAATATGATATAAATTTAATTAATCTCTATAAGGAAATGGAATAA